Proteins encoded together in one Bombus affinis isolate iyBomAffi1 chromosome 2, iyBomAffi1.2, whole genome shotgun sequence window:
- the LOC126925023 gene encoding pre-mRNA 3'-end-processing factor FIP1: MADENEDQWLYGDSTDGKEYTPTSAQPESQENDSLPAAIQEKSETLEDQKTENVPDAPTETPEETEPQEEESPRADNVQNENNTEVNKNGVREVSSQEDGEAASDSDSDDDVHVVIGDIKSTPAYGSLNIKRGGLLTNASGVPDKLNKQPGKFSIDEFETIGVINGMPAHEFNLDQLEDKPWRQPGADITDYFNYGFNEETWRAYCERQKRMRSESGVGLILNAGGGGGNAGSMRVPQVAITNDNSKYSGIMGPKRAGPPPGRKMAGTIDVIGSSGLASRRNLDKSPPKGNVIQVMTADRREYSRKPGYPDMSVPPPGAGMPPAFDIPPPGYPGEPAPFYIPETDPYYQSYEPTQDNQWGNDPTWQPTNLAIPMTEGEDDKDTGPKTIPTMVPPTNIPPIMPPRDSRDRERDRERERDRDRELDSMGRDRERDKDRDRDREREKDSMIRERDRERDSMSRDEERDRDRSRSQYRHKDRHRHRSRSRSRRHKSRSRSPSRRKKKSRRSERERSKEESE; the protein is encoded by the exons ATGGCGGATGAAAATGAGGATCAATGGTTATATGGAGATTCGACTGACGGAAAAGAATACACACCAACGTCTGCTCAACCAGAAAGCCAAGAAAATGATTCGCTCCCTGCTGCGATACAAGAAAAGTCAGAAACCTTGGAAGATCaaaaaacagaaaatgttcCTGATGCACCAACAGAG ACGCCTGAAGAAACAGAACCACAGGAGGAAGAGTCTCCTCGAGCCGATAATGTTCAGAACGAAAACAATACAGAAGTGAACAAAAATGGTGTACGAGAAGTTTCCAGTCAAGAAGATGGTGAAGCTGCTAGTGATTCGGATTCTGATGACGACGTACACGTTGTCATAGGTGACATTAAATCAACCCCAGCATATGGTAGCCTCAATATCAAAAGAGGAGGATTACTCACAAATGCATCAGGAGTACCAGATAAATTGAATAAGCAACCTGGAAAATTTAGTATAGATGAATTTGAAACTATAGGCGTTATCAATGGAATGCCTGCTCATGAATTTAATTTAGATCAATTAGAAGACAAACCTTGGAGGCAACCTGGTGCAGACATTACGGATTACTTTAATTATGGCTTTAATGAAGAAACATGGAGAGCTTATTGCGAAAGGCAAAAAAGAATGAGAAGTGAGTCTGGAGTAGGCTTAATATTGAATGCAGGAGGAGGCGGCGGTAATGCAGGCAGCATGAGGGTACCTCAAGTTGCAATTACTAATGATAACAGTAAATATTCTGGTATAATGGGGCCAAAAAGAGCAGGTCCGCCTCCAGGAAGAAAAATGGCAGGAACAATAGATGTAATTGGTAGTTCAGGTTTGGCTTCCAGAAGAAATCTTGATAAATCTCCGCCAAAAGGAAATGTGATACAAGTAATGACTGCAGATAGGAGAGAGTACTCTAGGAAGCCAGGTTATCCTGATATGAGTGTGCCACCTCCAGGAGCAGGAATGCCTCCTGCATTTGATATACCTCCTCCTGGATACCCTGGAGAGCCAGCTCCTTTTTATATCCCAGAAACAGACCCATATTATCAAAGCTATGAACCTACACAAGATAACCAATGGGGCAATGATCCG ACATGGCAACCGACAAATTTAGCTATTCCAATGACAGAGGGAGAAGATGATAAAGATACTGGCCCAAAAACGATACCAACTATGGTTCCTCCTACAAATATTCCTCCTATAATGCCACCTAGAGATTCTCGAGATCGTGAAAGAgatcgagaaagagaaagagatcgCGACAGAGAACTAGATTCGATGGGACGGGACAGAGAAAGAGATAAGGATAGAGATCGCGATCGTGAGCGTGAAAAGGATTCTATGATTAGAGAACGGGACAGAGAAAGAGACTCGATGTCGCGAGATGAAGAAAGAGATCGTGACAGATCTCGATCTCAGTATCGACACAAAGACCG ACATCGACATCGATCCAGATCGCGATCTCGTAGACACAAATCGAGATCCAGAAGCCCAAGTCGGCGTAAGAAGAAATCTAGACGCTCTGAAAGAGAACGTTCTAAAGAAGAGagcgaataa
- the LOC126925145 gene encoding signal peptidase complex subunit 2, translated as MGPDKNAENLTIKINKWDGSAVKNALDDAVKGVLTKKYNYIENFALLDGRLALCGIAIIVAIVALLCDYLYPFPESKPVLLACVSLYFFLMALLTLYTAYKEKGIFIVAIERDPAGFNSDLVWEASSYLKRHDDKYNLVLSVRSTATGNVNETSITKSIANFIDINGIVIPELIENVVISMHDSLTNQRKEK; from the exons ATGGGTCCGGATAAGAATGCAGAAAATCTT ACAATCAAAATCAACAAATGGGATGGATCTGCAGTAAAGAATGCATTAGATGATGCAGTTAAGGGTGTACTTACAAAAAAATACAATTACATAGAGAATTTTGCTTTATTGGATGGAAGATTAGCTCTATGTGGAATTGCTATAATAGTTGCAATTGTTGCCCTCCTCTGTGATTATTTATATCCTTTCCCTGAATCGAAGCCTGTGTTACTTGCTTGTGTttcattatatttctttttaatggcACTTTTGACTTTGTATACAGCATACAAAGAAAAGGGTATATTTATAGTAGCCATTGAAAG AGATCCAGCAGGTTTTAATTCAGATCTGGTTTGGGAAGCAAGCTCATATTTAAAGAGACATGATGACAAATATAATCTTGTACTATCCGTCAGAAGTACAGCCACAGGAAACGTGAATGAAACTAGTATTACAAAATCTATTGCAAATTTTATTGATATCAATGGTATTGTTATACCAGAATTAATAGAAAATGTGGTAATAAGTATGCATGATAGTTTAACTAATCAACGTAAAGAAAAGTAG